One segment of Variovorax sp. PAMC28562 DNA contains the following:
- a CDS encoding ABC transporter permease — MSLSSLLLQFLTGLSSASSLFLVGAGLSLIFGVTRIVNFAHGSFFMVGIYIAYTLVDRLGTGLGFWPAVVIAALAVGVLGALIEMVLLRRIYKSPELFQLLATFALVLVIKDAVLYLWGPDELLGPRAPGLSGAVEILGRQFPTYDLFLIVVGPVVLGLMWLLLTRTRFGTLVRAATQDREMVSALGVNQAWLFTAVFALGAMLAGLGGALQLPREPATLAMDLNTIGAAFVVVVVGGMGSIPGAYVAALLISEIKAVCIWLGVVELFGYSVSFSKLTLVVDFIVMAIVLVWRPWGLFGRPQAPSRYVGMAEEPLRRASKGYLWAVAVLGVLLMAMPLLTVDSPYTTVLMIDLLIAALFAASLHFIMGPAGMHSFGHAAYFGLGAYGAALLVKASGLPMELALIVAPLVAAIGAFVYGWFAVRLSGVYLAMLTLAFAQITWAIVYQWDSFTGGSNGLTGVWPSEWLSDKRMYYWLTLILVAAGVLLLRRVLFSPFGYALRAGRDSVLRADAIGIDVKRMQWTAFVIAGTAAGLAGSLYAFSKGSISPESLSVDKSVDGLVMVLLGGVQTLAGPVVGAVTFSWLHDTVARNTDYWRAMLGAIILILVLLFPQGIAGFSKQMFDKLKRKTVMAGDTPVPAFPRKGKEQLP; from the coding sequence ATGAGCCTCTCGTCCCTGCTGCTGCAGTTCCTCACCGGGCTGTCATCGGCTTCTTCGTTGTTCCTCGTGGGCGCGGGTCTGTCGTTGATCTTCGGGGTCACGCGCATCGTCAACTTCGCGCACGGCTCCTTCTTCATGGTGGGTATCTACATTGCCTACACGCTGGTCGACCGGCTCGGCACCGGGCTCGGTTTCTGGCCGGCCGTCGTGATCGCCGCGCTGGCCGTCGGGGTGCTCGGCGCGCTGATCGAAATGGTGCTGCTGCGGCGCATCTACAAATCGCCGGAACTGTTCCAGTTGCTGGCCACCTTCGCACTCGTCCTGGTCATCAAGGACGCGGTGCTCTATCTATGGGGGCCCGACGAATTGCTCGGCCCCCGCGCGCCGGGTTTGTCGGGCGCGGTTGAAATTCTCGGGCGGCAGTTCCCGACCTACGACCTGTTTCTGATCGTCGTCGGCCCGGTCGTTCTCGGCCTCATGTGGTTGCTGCTGACACGCACGCGCTTCGGCACGCTGGTGCGCGCCGCCACGCAAGACCGCGAGATGGTCAGTGCGCTGGGCGTCAACCAGGCGTGGCTCTTTACGGCGGTGTTCGCGCTGGGCGCCATGCTCGCGGGACTCGGTGGTGCGCTGCAACTGCCGCGCGAGCCGGCCACGCTGGCGATGGACTTGAACACCATCGGTGCCGCCTTTGTTGTGGTGGTTGTCGGCGGCATGGGCTCGATCCCCGGTGCCTACGTCGCCGCGCTGCTCATCTCCGAAATCAAGGCGGTCTGCATCTGGCTCGGCGTGGTGGAACTCTTCGGCTACAGCGTCTCGTTCTCCAAGCTCACGCTGGTGGTCGACTTCATCGTGATGGCGATCGTGCTGGTGTGGCGCCCGTGGGGCCTGTTCGGCCGGCCGCAGGCGCCGAGCCGCTATGTCGGTATGGCTGAAGAACCATTGCGTCGCGCCAGCAAGGGCTATCTGTGGGCCGTTGCCGTGCTCGGCGTACTGCTGATGGCGATGCCGCTGCTCACGGTCGACTCGCCGTACACCACGGTGCTGATGATCGACCTGCTGATCGCCGCGCTCTTCGCTGCCAGCCTGCACTTCATCATGGGTCCGGCCGGAATGCATTCGTTCGGCCACGCCGCGTATTTCGGCCTGGGTGCCTACGGCGCTGCGCTGCTGGTCAAGGCCAGCGGCCTGCCGATGGAACTCGCGTTGATCGTGGCGCCGCTGGTCGCAGCCATCGGCGCTTTCGTCTACGGCTGGTTCGCGGTGCGGCTGTCGGGGGTCTATCTGGCGATGCTGACGCTGGCCTTCGCGCAGATCACCTGGGCCATCGTCTACCAGTGGGATTCGTTCACCGGCGGCAGCAACGGGCTCACCGGCGTCTGGCCGTCGGAATGGCTGTCGGACAAGCGCATGTACTACTGGCTCACGCTGATCCTGGTGGCGGCCGGCGTGCTGCTGCTGCGCCGCGTGCTGTTCTCGCCCTTCGGCTACGCGCTGCGCGCCGGGCGTGACTCGGTGCTGCGTGCCGACGCCATCGGCATCGACGTCAAGCGCATGCAATGGACGGCGTTCGTCATCGCCGGCACCGCAGCCGGTCTAGCGGGCTCGCTCTATGCGTTCTCCAAAGGCAGCATTTCGCCAGAGAGCCTGAGCGTCGACAAGTCGGTCGACGGGCTCGTCATGGTGTTGTTAGGCGGTGTCCAGACTCTGGCGGGCCCGGTCGTCGGTGCCGTCACCTTCAGCTGGTTGCACGACACGGTGGCGCGCAATACCGACTACTGGCGCGCGATGCTGGGTGCGATTATTTTGATTTTGGTGCTGCTGTTCCCGCAGGGCATCGCGGGGTTTTCCAAGCAGATGTTCGACAAGCTGAAACGCAAGACTGTAATGGCGGGGGATACCCCCGTCCCAGCCTTCCCCCGGAAGGGGAAGGAGCAACTTCCATGA
- a CDS encoding ABC transporter ATP-binding protein, protein MNADIATSVTDVPLLKVTGLGKSFGGVKAVDGIDFELKAGELLALIGPNGAGKSTTFNMVNGQLKADQGSILFDGHELVGMKPRAIWRLGVGRTFQIAETFASLTVVENVQMAMLSHDGKLFSMWRRAAEHKRDEAIALLDQVGMKAQADRPCSELAYGDVKRVELAIAMANAPKLLLMDEPTAGMAPKERNSLMALTKDLVISRGLAVLFTEHSMDVVFAYADRMIVLARGRLIAQGKPLEIRDHPKVQEVYFGSGKTFEKIAEKAAAVSAALGAAV, encoded by the coding sequence ATGAACGCAGACATCGCAACATCCGTGACCGACGTCCCGCTTTTGAAGGTCACCGGCCTCGGCAAATCCTTCGGTGGCGTGAAGGCGGTCGACGGCATCGACTTCGAGTTGAAGGCCGGCGAACTGCTGGCGCTGATCGGGCCGAACGGCGCGGGCAAGTCGACCACCTTCAACATGGTCAACGGGCAGCTCAAGGCCGACCAGGGTTCCATCCTGTTCGACGGTCACGAACTGGTGGGCATGAAGCCGCGCGCCATCTGGCGCCTGGGTGTCGGCCGCACCTTCCAGATCGCAGAAACCTTCGCTTCACTGACGGTGGTCGAGAACGTGCAGATGGCGATGCTGTCGCACGACGGCAAGCTGTTCTCGATGTGGCGCCGCGCCGCCGAGCACAAGCGCGACGAGGCCATCGCCTTGCTCGACCAGGTCGGCATGAAGGCGCAGGCCGATCGGCCGTGCAGCGAACTGGCTTACGGTGACGTCAAGCGCGTCGAGCTCGCCATCGCGATGGCCAACGCACCCAAGCTGCTGTTGATGGACGAGCCCACTGCCGGCATGGCACCTAAGGAGCGCAACTCGCTGATGGCACTGACCAAAGACCTCGTGATCAGCCGCGGCTTGGCCGTGCTGTTCACCGAGCACAGCATGGACGTGGTGTTCGCGTACGCCGATCGCATGATCGTGCTGGCGCGCGGACGCCTGATCGCGCAGGGCAAACCGCTCGAGATCCGCGACCACCCGAAAGTGCAGGAGGTGTACTTCGGCAGCGGCAAGACCTTCGAGAAGATCGCGGAGAAAGCGGCGGCTGTGTCGGCCGCATTGGGGGCTGCCGTATGA
- a CDS encoding ABC transporter ATP-binding protein — translation MSANELLLEAKSLCAWYGAAQILYDVDLEVRRGEVVALMGRNGAGKSTTLKTLIGMLTKRRGAVRFLGHDISKSEPHVAARLGLGFVPEDRRVFTDLTVMENLEVGKQPERHWTDGTAAPVWTPERLFKLFPNLGEMPNRPGGRMSGGEQQMLTVARTLMGNPYLVLLDEPSEGVAPVIVEQMANMILELKSQGVSILLSEQNMHFAELVSDRAYVLEKGQIRFHASMAELAANEDVRRQYLSV, via the coding sequence ATGAGTGCAAACGAATTGCTGCTCGAAGCCAAGTCGCTCTGCGCCTGGTACGGCGCAGCGCAAATCCTGTACGACGTCGACCTCGAGGTGCGGCGCGGCGAAGTCGTCGCGTTGATGGGCCGCAACGGCGCCGGCAAGTCGACCACGCTGAAGACACTGATCGGCATGCTGACCAAACGGCGCGGCGCGGTGCGCTTCCTGGGGCACGACATTTCGAAGAGCGAGCCGCATGTGGCGGCGCGCCTCGGGCTCGGCTTCGTGCCGGAAGACCGGCGCGTGTTCACCGATCTCACGGTGATGGAGAACCTCGAAGTCGGCAAGCAGCCTGAACGGCACTGGACCGACGGCACGGCGGCACCGGTCTGGACGCCCGAGCGGCTCTTCAAGCTGTTTCCCAATCTCGGCGAAATGCCGAACCGGCCGGGTGGCCGAATGAGCGGCGGCGAGCAGCAGATGCTGACCGTCGCGCGCACGCTGATGGGCAACCCGTATCTGGTGCTGCTCGACGAACCGTCAGAAGGCGTCGCGCCGGTCATCGTCGAACAGATGGCCAACATGATCCTCGAGCTCAAGTCGCAGGGCGTCAGCATCCTGCTGTCGGAGCAGAACATGCACTTTGCGGAACTGGTGTCTGATCGCGCTTATGTGCTTGAAAAAGGTCAGATCCGTTTTCACGCGTCGATGGCCGAGCTTGCCGCCAACGAAGATGTGCGGCGGCAATATCTGAGCGTTTGA
- the pncA gene encoding bifunctional nicotinamidase/pyrazinamidase, producing the protein MHAELPSAFSRTTLIVVDVQNGFIDGGGLPVKGGAEVVPVINRLASVFENIVITQDWHPPGHASFAVNHAGRSPYEMATMPYGEQVLWPVHCVQGTADAALHKDLHLPTAQLIIRKGFHPGIDSYSAFEEADRKTSTGLAAYLHARGIDTVYVTGLATDFCVAWTALDARTAGFTAFVIEDATRAIDLDGSLDKAWAQMAAQGVGRIQSAELIG; encoded by the coding sequence ATGCATGCAGAGCTGCCCAGCGCATTCAGTCGAACGACACTGATCGTGGTCGACGTGCAGAACGGCTTCATCGACGGCGGTGGCCTGCCGGTGAAAGGCGGTGCCGAAGTCGTGCCGGTGATCAACCGCCTCGCGTCCGTCTTCGAGAACATCGTCATCACGCAGGATTGGCATCCGCCCGGCCATGCCTCTTTCGCGGTCAACCACGCGGGCCGCAGCCCTTACGAGATGGCGACGATGCCGTATGGCGAGCAGGTGCTGTGGCCGGTCCATTGCGTGCAGGGCACCGCAGACGCCGCGCTGCACAAGGACCTCCACCTTCCCACGGCACAACTCATCATCCGCAAGGGCTTCCATCCGGGCATCGACAGTTATTCAGCCTTCGAGGAAGCCGATCGAAAGACGTCGACCGGCCTGGCGGCGTACCTGCATGCGCGCGGCATCGACACCGTCTATGTAACCGGACTCGCGACCGACTTCTGCGTCGCGTGGACCGCGCTCGATGCGCGCACCGCCGGCTTCACCGCGTTCGTCATCGAAGACGCGACGCGTGCGATCGATCTCGATGGCTCGCTCGACAAGGCCTGGGCGCAGATGGCCGCGCAGGGCGTCGGGCGCATCCAGTCGGCCGAGCTAATCGGTTGA
- a CDS encoding (2Fe-2S)-binding protein → MDFSLTVNGRAQPLSVSREASLLHVLRNDLGLNGPKYGCGLGQCGACTVWVDGVAARSCVIPAHGVEGREITTLEGLGSRHDWHPVQKAFEDAQAAQCGYCLNGMVMQAAALLAREPNPSEDRIRAELSGNLCRCGTHVEIVRAVQIAALRLAEAAS, encoded by the coding sequence ATGGACTTTTCCCTGACCGTTAACGGCCGAGCGCAACCGCTGTCCGTGTCGCGCGAGGCGTCGCTGCTGCACGTGCTGCGCAACGACCTCGGGCTCAACGGGCCCAAGTACGGCTGCGGACTCGGCCAGTGCGGCGCCTGCACCGTGTGGGTCGACGGCGTGGCGGCGCGCAGTTGCGTGATCCCGGCGCACGGCGTCGAAGGGCGCGAGATCACCACGCTCGAAGGGCTTGGATCGCGCCATGACTGGCACCCCGTTCAAAAGGCTTTCGAAGACGCGCAGGCGGCGCAATGCGGCTACTGCCTCAACGGCATGGTGATGCAAGCGGCCGCACTGCTGGCGCGCGAGCCGAATCCCAGCGAAGACCGTATCCGCGCCGAGCTGTCCGGCAACCTGTGCCGTTGCGGCACGCATGTCGAGATCGTTCGCGCGGTCCAGATAGCGGCGCTGCGGCTGGCTGAGGCCGCGTCATGA
- a CDS encoding molybdopterin cofactor-binding domain-containing protein — protein sequence MTSRRADQPRTRADFLNADGVLVIVRATPPAPPPAKGQPALVSGNPEEGDEVLLAVWDDGSATGLNGHVDLGTGLQTALAQIVAEELDLGMPCVRIMLGDTARAPNQGGTIASASIQNHARPLRFAAAQARAWLMARAAARLGAPADALVARNGVVHFADAPERSVAFGELVAGQRTVLQLAHHVELKHPDDYRIVGTSQPRVDIPAKLAGELVFVHDMRVPGMLHGRVVRPPYAGADHGDFIGNTLESVDEASIAHIPGLRAVVVIRDFVGIVAEREEHAEQALRELRVTWKPWPGMPDLGDVAQAIRDNPSTQRLLVDEGDVDGALAALGAAGGSMKRTYVWPYQMHASIGPSCALAEWHAGGEADAESDAEADPPIVLRVWAGSQSPHVLRDDLATLMGVRDVQVDVVRMEAAGCYGRNGADDVAADAALLARAVGAPVRVQLTREQEHAWEPKGAAQLMEIDGGLLADGRIAAYDFETSYPSNGSPTLALLLTRTIEPVPHAYEMGDRTARPPYAVDNLRVKVNDMAPMVRASWLRGVSALPNSFAHESYIDELATAAGVDPVQFRLRHLHDPRAVELVQATAQKAGWRMRTGPQENADGGLGEGGDILFGQGFAYARYVHSKWPGFGAAWAAWVADVEVNRKTGEVHVRRVVVGHDAGLTINPAGVEHQVHGNVIQTTSRALMEEVRFAPQQKAGERLPGVLPSGVVASREWGSYPIINFRQVPVIEVIQMARPGEPPLGAGESSSVPGTAAIANAIFDATGVRFRSPPFTSEVIRAALGSSLPPPLREGMGEGMKPAQLDLRVPPSQPSPKGGRRNARSVWAMGTALVIGGIGVIAGLLGWRSVIAPVSFSAPVYSASTIERGRVLAALGDCAVCHTAAGGVPNAGGRAMETPFGTLYATNLTPDADTGLGRWSFSAFQRAMREGVSRDGHHLYPAFPYTAFAKTSDDDLQSLYAYFMSLPAVRAETPPAELKFPFSIRPLMAGWNALFHDATPYQPVATQTAEWNRGAYLVNGLGHCGACHTPRNSLGAEQGGNALFSGAIADGWEAPALTSLSKAAVPWDADELYRYLRQGHTQRHGIAGGPMAEVVRELGAVSDDDVRAMASYLASFNAVTTSALPEAHAATATRAIDSAAAGRGPLLGSAQRMFDSACAVCHHDGDGPTLLGVNTPLALNSNLTSTRPDNLLRTILDGVRAPATKDIGFMPAFRDALDDAQVAQLAGYMRARFAPQEPAWNDLPAQVARVRALR from the coding sequence ATGACATCGCGGCGGGCCGACCAGCCGCGCACCCGCGCCGACTTCTTGAATGCCGATGGCGTGCTCGTCATCGTGCGCGCTACACCGCCGGCGCCGCCGCCGGCCAAGGGCCAGCCTGCGCTCGTGTCGGGCAACCCGGAGGAAGGCGACGAGGTGCTGCTCGCGGTGTGGGACGACGGCAGCGCGACCGGCTTGAACGGCCACGTCGATCTGGGCACCGGCCTGCAGACCGCACTGGCGCAGATCGTCGCCGAAGAGCTCGACCTCGGCATGCCGTGCGTGCGCATCATGCTGGGCGACACGGCGCGTGCGCCCAACCAGGGCGGGACCATCGCGAGCGCGTCGATCCAGAACCATGCGAGGCCGTTGCGCTTCGCCGCCGCACAGGCGCGAGCCTGGTTGATGGCGCGTGCCGCGGCACGGCTCGGTGCGCCGGCCGACGCGCTGGTCGCTCGTAACGGCGTGGTTCACTTCGCCGATGCACCGGAGCGCAGCGTCGCTTTCGGCGAGCTCGTGGCCGGCCAGCGCACCGTGCTGCAGCTGGCGCATCACGTCGAACTGAAGCATCCGGACGACTACCGCATCGTCGGCACTTCGCAGCCGCGCGTCGACATCCCGGCAAAGTTGGCGGGCGAACTCGTCTTCGTGCACGACATGCGCGTGCCCGGAATGCTGCACGGCCGCGTGGTGCGCCCACCGTATGCCGGTGCCGACCATGGCGACTTCATCGGCAACACGTTGGAGTCGGTCGATGAGGCATCGATCGCGCACATCCCCGGCCTGCGTGCGGTGGTGGTGATCCGCGACTTCGTCGGCATCGTGGCGGAGCGCGAAGAGCACGCGGAGCAGGCGCTACGCGAACTGCGTGTCACGTGGAAGCCGTGGCCCGGCATGCCCGACCTCGGCGACGTCGCGCAGGCGATTCGCGACAACCCGTCGACGCAGCGGCTGCTGGTCGACGAGGGCGATGTCGATGGCGCGCTGGCTGCGCTCGGTGCTGCGGGTGGCTCCATGAAGCGGACCTATGTCTGGCCGTACCAGATGCACGCCTCGATCGGGCCTTCCTGCGCGCTGGCGGAATGGCATGCGGGCGGCGAGGCCGATGCAGAGTCCGATGCAGAAGCCGACCCGCCCATCGTGCTGCGCGTCTGGGCCGGTTCGCAGAGCCCGCATGTGCTGCGCGACGACCTCGCGACGCTGATGGGCGTGCGCGATGTGCAGGTCGATGTCGTTCGCATGGAAGCGGCCGGCTGCTATGGCCGCAACGGCGCCGACGACGTGGCCGCCGATGCCGCCTTGCTGGCGCGTGCCGTCGGCGCGCCGGTGCGGGTGCAGCTCACGCGCGAGCAGGAACACGCCTGGGAGCCGAAGGGCGCGGCGCAACTGATGGAGATCGACGGCGGGCTGCTTGCCGATGGCCGTATCGCTGCCTACGACTTCGAGACTTCGTACCCATCGAACGGATCGCCGACGCTCGCGTTGCTGCTCACCCGCACCATCGAGCCGGTGCCACACGCCTACGAAATGGGCGACCGTACGGCGCGTCCGCCGTATGCGGTCGACAACCTGCGCGTCAAGGTCAACGACATGGCGCCGATGGTGCGCGCGTCGTGGTTGCGCGGGGTGTCGGCGCTGCCGAACTCGTTCGCGCACGAGTCGTACATCGACGAGCTGGCGACAGCCGCCGGAGTCGATCCGGTGCAGTTCCGGCTGCGCCATCTGCACGATCCGCGTGCTGTCGAGCTGGTGCAGGCGACCGCGCAGAAAGCCGGCTGGCGCATGCGTACCGGGCCGCAGGAAAACGCCGACGGCGGGCTGGGCGAGGGCGGCGACATCCTCTTTGGCCAGGGCTTCGCTTATGCGCGCTACGTGCACAGCAAGTGGCCGGGCTTCGGTGCGGCCTGGGCGGCGTGGGTGGCCGATGTCGAGGTCAATCGCAAGACCGGCGAAGTCCATGTGCGGCGCGTGGTCGTCGGCCACGATGCGGGACTGACCATCAACCCCGCGGGCGTCGAGCACCAGGTGCACGGCAACGTGATCCAGACCACGAGTCGTGCGCTGATGGAGGAGGTGCGGTTCGCACCGCAGCAGAAGGCCGGCGAACGCTTGCCCGGCGTGCTGCCGTCCGGCGTCGTCGCGAGCCGCGAATGGGGCAGCTACCCGATCATCAATTTTCGGCAGGTTCCCGTCATCGAAGTGATCCAGATGGCGCGCCCCGGCGAGCCGCCGCTGGGCGCGGGCGAGTCGTCTTCGGTGCCGGGGACGGCGGCGATCGCGAATGCGATCTTCGATGCGACGGGGGTGCGGTTTCGGTCGCCACCGTTCACCTCCGAAGTCATCCGTGCTGCGCTCGGCAGTTCACTCCCTCCCCCGCTGCGGGAGGGCATGGGTGAGGGCATGAAACCGGCGCAACTTGACCTGCGCGTGCCCCCGTCCCAGCCTTCCCCCAAAGGGGGAAGGCGCAACGCGCGGAGCGTGTGGGCGATGGGGACTGCGTTGGTCATCGGCGGCATCGGTGTCATCGCGGGCCTACTCGGCTGGCGCTCGGTCATCGCGCCCGTCTCGTTCAGCGCGCCCGTTTACAGCGCCTCGACCATCGAGCGCGGTCGGGTGCTCGCAGCGCTCGGCGATTGCGCCGTGTGCCACACCGCTGCAGGCGGCGTGCCCAACGCCGGCGGACGTGCGATGGAGACGCCCTTCGGCACGCTCTACGCAACCAACCTCACGCCCGATGCCGACACGGGTCTCGGGCGCTGGTCGTTCAGCGCATTCCAGCGTGCGATGCGCGAAGGCGTCTCGCGGGATGGCCATCACCTGTACCCCGCATTCCCCTACACCGCCTTCGCGAAGACCAGCGACGACGATCTTCAATCGCTCTATGCGTACTTCATGTCGCTGCCCGCGGTCCGCGCCGAAACGCCGCCTGCCGAGTTGAAGTTTCCGTTCAGCATTCGCCCTTTGATGGCGGGATGGAACGCGCTGTTTCACGATGCGACGCCTTACCAACCAGTCGCCACGCAGACAGCCGAGTGGAATCGTGGCGCCTATCTGGTCAACGGCCTCGGCCATTGCGGCGCGTGCCACACGCCGCGCAATTCGCTCGGCGCGGAGCAGGGCGGCAATGCGCTCTTTTCGGGCGCCATCGCCGACGGGTGGGAAGCGCCGGCACTCACATCGCTCTCGAAGGCCGCAGTGCCGTGGGACGCCGACGAGCTGTATCGCTATCTGCGCCAAGGGCACACGCAACGGCACGGCATCGCCGGCGGTCCGATGGCCGAGGTCGTGCGTGAACTCGGCGCGGTCAGCGACGACGATGTACGCGCGATGGCAAGCTATCTGGCGTCGTTCAATGCGGTGACGACATCGGCATTGCCCGAAGCGCACGCCGCCACGGCGACCCGCGCTATCGACAGCGCCGCCGCCGGTCGCGGCCCGCTGCTCGGCTCGGCGCAGCGCATGTTCGACAGTGCCTGCGCCGTCTGCCATCACGATGGCGACGGGCCGACGCTGCTCGGCGTCAACACGCCCCTCGCGCTCAACAGCAACCTCACCAGCACGCGACCCGACAACCTGCTGCGCACCATCCTCGATGGCGTGCGCGCGCCGGCGACCAAAGACATCGGCTTCATGCCCGCATTTCGCGATGCACTCGACGATGCGCAGGTCGCGCAACTCGCGGGCTACATGCGCGCGCGCTTCGCACCACAGGAGCCGGCATGGAACGATCTGCCGGCGCAGGTCGCACGCGTGCGGGCCTTGCGCTGA
- a CDS encoding fumarylacetoacetate hydrolase family protein → MTTTLSPDTSLPRDADRATLIGRIWQPGIGPTLVAVHEGGLHDLSHLAPTTSDLLEADVPPADAVREAIQSGKAPRIAHLADVLANSFEAQDDETNARDFGRPWLLAPCDLQAIKASGVTFVDSLLERVIEEQSRGDASKADAIRAALSGVLGDNLAGIVPGSPEAAKVKALLIAQGAWSQYLEVGIGPDAEIFTKAPVLAAVGTGAQVGIHSGSVWNNPEPEVVLAVNSRGQTLGAALGNDVNLRDFEGRSALLLGKAKDNNASCAIGPFIRLFDAHFGIDDVRRITVGLKVVGPEGFALEGSSSLSKISRDPLDLVGQAINPHHAYPDGLMLFLGTMFAPTQDRHGPGQGFTHVVGDLVTISAPELGALVNRVVHADQAPRWNFGICALMRNLAGRGLL, encoded by the coding sequence ATGACCACCACCCTCTCGCCCGACACCAGCCTGCCCCGCGACGCCGACCGCGCCACGCTCATCGGGCGCATCTGGCAACCCGGCATCGGGCCCACGCTGGTCGCAGTGCACGAAGGCGGACTCCACGACCTTTCGCACCTCGCGCCGACCACGAGCGACCTGCTCGAAGCCGATGTGCCGCCCGCCGATGCCGTGCGCGAAGCCATCCAATCCGGCAAAGCGCCACGCATCGCGCACCTCGCCGATGTGCTCGCCAACAGCTTCGAGGCGCAAGACGACGAGACCAATGCGCGAGACTTCGGCCGGCCCTGGTTACTGGCGCCGTGCGACCTGCAGGCCATCAAGGCCAGCGGCGTCACCTTTGTCGACAGCCTGCTGGAGCGGGTGATCGAGGAACAGTCCCGCGGCGATGCATCCAAGGCCGACGCGATTCGTGCGGCGCTCAGCGGTGTGCTGGGCGACAACCTGGCCGGCATCGTGCCGGGGTCGCCCGAGGCCGCGAAGGTCAAGGCTTTGCTGATCGCGCAAGGCGCCTGGTCGCAGTACCTCGAAGTCGGCATCGGCCCCGACGCCGAGATCTTTACCAAGGCGCCGGTGCTGGCGGCGGTGGGCACCGGCGCGCAGGTCGGCATTCATTCGGGTTCGGTCTGGAACAACCCCGAGCCCGAGGTCGTGCTGGCGGTGAACAGCCGGGGTCAGACGCTCGGTGCGGCGCTCGGTAACGACGTCAACCTGCGCGACTTCGAAGGCCGCAGCGCGCTGCTGCTCGGCAAGGCGAAAGACAACAACGCGTCATGTGCCATCGGCCCGTTCATCCGCTTGTTCGATGCGCACTTCGGCATCGACGATGTGCGCCGCATCACGGTCGGACTCAAGGTCGTCGGACCCGAAGGCTTCGCGCTCGAGGGCTCGAGTTCGTTGTCGAAGATCAGTCGCGATCCGCTCGACCTGGTCGGTCAGGCGATCAACCCGCATCACGCGTATCCCGACGGCCTGATGCTGTTCCTCGGCACCATGTTCGCACCGACGCAAGACCGGCACGGTCCGGGCCAGGGCTTCACGCATGTGGTCGGCGACCTCGTGACGATCTCGGCACCGGAACTCGGCGCACTCGTGAATCGCGTGGTGCACGCCGATCAGGCGCCGCGCTGGAACTTCGGCATCTGCGCGTTGATGCGCAATCTTGCGGGGCGCGGGTTGCTCTAG